From the genome of Terriglobia bacterium, one region includes:
- the mprF gene encoding bifunctional lysylphosphatidylglycerol flippase/synthetase MprF: MSSDDAEQPILDEPDEPSPDIPPDEERSGILFSVLLLRLRAVWPWLVLGAITFIGWQELQRVDLTTVRRIFRATPAETTLALLGLVALNLAIAGLYDVAALGPLSRGPRAAARWSTGVLSFAWSNFLTVGPLAGPALRLWLYRPLGVDGIRARGALGAVLASFSVGLVAWCGAVVAPLPPLLDGLVARVLLGAALAASAGAVLRMLPRLRVAPPSVRAWEGNPWDLAGVAAVDWLLAWAVFHVALSAVHGGIAPLDSLRAFFLGQLVGLLSFIPGGLGSADAFWIFSLAGETGGHDRIVAALVLYRVIYYVLPWAAATLVLVGRLVRTRRWSATFIRSTMASYAFVCGAVLLASAATPALSQRLAFLNRTIPLAVVEISHEASVLLGFMLLVVSRGLARGYRSSQRVALALFVAGALTTFLKGLDYEEALIALVAAGMLIVFREPFSRPGRLHASVEFFVSAGLFAVVLFAALGFGSYSAGPSGLEAELGRFGRHAQQGRFLRGLVLLGALAGAGAFHLAQRGGARDPLPDEDGIGRAIDETRRFARSTNPLLVACGDKAVFRPLAGTGAPPGFIAYRTAGKFLVAYSDPVCPPGEEREILLAFLDEAAASDRDTILYQISASLLPMAHDLGFTFFKLGEEAVVDLARFDLKGNKAKTWRHSVNGIEKAGGRFEIVEGDAIRPLIPELRSISDEWLRIKEVSEKRFSVGRFDERYLLRFPCAVVRDRTGGIAAFANVLEGRSAGEMSVDLMRHRATVGALAPLKDVMDYLFIKLMIDAKERGYARFNLGMAPLAAVGELRWARPVERLAHVLFRYGESWYNYQGLRRFKEKFDPAWEPRYMAYPKPWDWPRAITSTAVLIAGGWRALVFPSKAAGSAR, from the coding sequence ATGAGCTCCGACGACGCCGAGCAGCCGATCCTCGACGAGCCGGACGAGCCGTCCCCGGACATCCCGCCCGACGAGGAACGGTCGGGGATCCTCTTCTCCGTCCTCCTCCTGCGGCTGCGCGCGGTCTGGCCGTGGCTCGTCCTCGGGGCGATTACCTTCATCGGATGGCAGGAGCTGCAGCGGGTCGACCTGACGACGGTCCGCCGCATCTTCCGGGCGACCCCCGCCGAGACGACGCTGGCGCTTCTGGGGCTCGTGGCGCTGAACCTCGCCATCGCCGGACTCTACGACGTCGCCGCGCTGGGACCCCTCTCCCGCGGCCCCCGCGCCGCCGCGCGGTGGAGCACCGGCGTCCTCAGCTTCGCGTGGAGCAACTTCCTGACGGTAGGGCCGCTCGCCGGGCCGGCGCTGAGGCTCTGGCTCTACCGGCCGCTGGGAGTGGACGGCATCAGGGCGCGTGGCGCCTTGGGGGCGGTGCTCGCGTCCTTCTCCGTCGGGCTCGTGGCCTGGTGCGGCGCCGTGGTCGCGCCGCTCCCGCCCCTCCTCGACGGGCTCGTCGCGAGGGTCCTGCTCGGCGCCGCGCTCGCCGCGTCGGCCGGGGCGGTCCTCAGGATGTTGCCCCGATTGCGCGTTGCGCCCCCGTCGGTGAGAGCGTGGGAGGGCAATCCCTGGGATCTCGCGGGCGTCGCCGCGGTGGACTGGCTTCTGGCCTGGGCCGTGTTCCACGTGGCGCTTTCCGCCGTCCACGGCGGCATCGCGCCCTTGGACTCGCTCCGCGCGTTCTTCCTCGGACAGCTCGTGGGACTTCTGAGCTTCATCCCCGGCGGGCTCGGGTCGGCGGACGCGTTCTGGATCTTCTCGCTCGCCGGCGAGACGGGCGGGCACGATCGGATCGTCGCCGCGCTGGTCCTGTACCGCGTCATCTACTACGTCCTGCCTTGGGCGGCCGCGACGCTCGTACTCGTCGGCCGGCTCGTGCGCACCCGCCGCTGGAGCGCCACGTTCATCCGCTCCACGATGGCGTCGTACGCCTTTGTCTGCGGCGCCGTGCTCCTCGCCAGCGCGGCGACCCCGGCGCTCTCCCAGCGCCTCGCGTTCCTCAACCGCACGATCCCCCTGGCCGTGGTCGAGATCTCGCACGAGGCGTCGGTGCTGCTCGGATTCATGCTGCTCGTGGTGTCGCGCGGCCTCGCCCGCGGGTACCGGTCGAGCCAGCGCGTGGCCCTGGCGTTGTTCGTCGCCGGCGCGCTCACGACGTTCCTGAAAGGGCTCGACTACGAGGAGGCCCTGATCGCCCTCGTCGCCGCGGGCATGCTCATCGTGTTCCGAGAGCCGTTCTCCCGACCGGGACGGCTCCACGCCTCGGTGGAGTTCTTCGTGTCCGCCGGCCTGTTCGCGGTGGTCCTCTTCGCCGCGCTGGGATTCGGCTCGTACTCCGCCGGCCCGTCGGGTCTCGAGGCCGAGCTGGGCCGGTTCGGGCGCCACGCCCAGCAGGGGCGATTCCTGCGCGGGCTCGTGCTACTCGGCGCCCTCGCCGGCGCGGGCGCGTTCCACCTCGCCCAAAGGGGCGGCGCGAGGGATCCGCTACCGGACGAGGACGGGATCGGCCGGGCGATCGACGAGACCCGGCGGTTCGCTCGAAGCACGAATCCGCTCCTGGTCGCATGCGGCGACAAGGCGGTGTTCCGGCCCCTCGCCGGCACCGGCGCTCCGCCAGGCTTCATCGCGTACCGGACCGCCGGGAAGTTCCTGGTCGCGTATTCCGACCCGGTCTGCCCGCCCGGCGAGGAGAGGGAGATCCTCTTGGCGTTCCTCGACGAGGCCGCGGCCTCCGACCGCGACACGATCCTCTACCAGATCTCGGCCTCGCTGCTCCCGATGGCGCACGATCTGGGGTTCACCTTCTTCAAGCTCGGCGAGGAGGCGGTCGTCGACCTCGCGCGGTTCGACCTCAAGGGCAACAAGGCGAAGACCTGGCGCCACTCGGTCAACGGCATCGAGAAGGCCGGCGGTCGGTTCGAAATCGTGGAGGGCGATGCCATCCGCCCATTGATCCCGGAGCTGCGCTCCATATCGGACGAGTGGCTCCGGATCAAGGAGGTTTCCGAAAAGCGGTTCTCCGTCGGGCGGTTCGACGAGCGCTACCTGCTCCGGTTCCCCTGCGCCGTCGTGAGGGACCGCACGGGCGGGATCGCGGCGTTCGCGAACGTGCTCGAGGGACGGAGCGCCGGGGAAATGTCCGTGGATCTCATGAGGCACCGCGCCACGGTCGGGGCGCTCGCGCCGCTCAAGGACGTCATGGACTACCTCTTCATCAAGCTCATGATCGACGCCAAGGAGCGAGGGTACGCCCGGTTCAACCTCGGAATGGCGCCGCTGGCGGCGGTGGGCGAGCTGCGATGGGCGCGCCCGGTCGAGCGGCTGGCCCACGTCCTCTTCCGGTACGGCGAGTCCTGGTACAACTACCAGGGGCTCCGCCGCTTCAAGGAGAAGTTCGATCCCGCCTGGGAGCCGCGCTACATGGCTTACCCGAAGCCGTGGGATTGGCCCCGCGCGATCACCAGCACGGCGGTCCTCATCGCCGGCGGATGGCGCGCGCTGGTCTTCCCCTCGAAGGCGGCGGGGAGCGCACGATGA
- the gluQRS gene encoding tRNA glutamyl-Q(34) synthetase GluQRS, translating into MIAATGPAVPGSAPRGRYAPSPTGDLHLGNASTALLAWLSIRSRGGSFVIRMEDLDRQRVRRGAAERILDDLAWLGLDWDEGPDVGGPHAPYEQSRRASYYDEACERLRAAGRAYPCFCSRKDVRTAASAPQEPGDEVRYPGTCRALEPAEAARRIAEGRPHALRFRVEASEAPSFDDRVLGARGGVAPGDFVIRRADGTAAYQLAVVVDDAGMGITDVVRGGDLLASTARQLLLYDALGLTPPAFGHVPLLLGPDGVRLSKRHVGASIRETREAGVAAERVVGRFAELVGLRETTEPLGASALVEGFSLERLSAFPQGIRLDPAHF; encoded by the coding sequence ATGATCGCGGCGACGGGTCCGGCCGTCCCCGGCTCGGCGCCGCGCGGGCGCTACGCGCCGAGCCCCACCGGCGACCTCCACCTCGGGAACGCCTCGACCGCGCTGCTCGCATGGCTGTCCATTCGCTCCCGCGGCGGGAGCTTCGTGATCCGAATGGAGGACCTGGACCGGCAGCGGGTCAGGCGCGGGGCCGCGGAGCGGATTCTCGACGATCTCGCCTGGCTCGGCCTCGATTGGGACGAAGGGCCCGACGTGGGAGGCCCGCACGCGCCTTACGAGCAGTCCCGCCGGGCGTCGTACTACGACGAGGCATGCGAGCGCCTCCGGGCGGCCGGGCGGGCGTACCCGTGCTTCTGTAGCCGGAAGGACGTCAGGACGGCGGCGAGCGCGCCCCAGGAGCCGGGGGACGAGGTCCGCTACCCGGGAACCTGCCGCGCGCTCGAGCCCGCCGAGGCCGCCCGGCGCATCGCGGAAGGGCGGCCGCACGCTCTGAGGTTCCGGGTCGAGGCGAGCGAGGCGCCGTCCTTCGACGATCGTGTGCTCGGCGCGCGAGGGGGCGTGGCGCCCGGCGACTTCGTGATCCGGCGCGCCGACGGGACGGCCGCGTACCAGCTCGCGGTGGTGGTGGACGACGCGGGGATGGGAATCACCGACGTGGTTCGCGGAGGCGATCTCCTGGCGTCCACGGCGCGGCAGCTCCTGCTCTACGATGCGCTCGGCCTCACGCCTCCCGCGTTCGGCCACGTGCCGCTGCTCCTGGGGCCCGACGGCGTGCGCCTGTCGAAGCGTCATGTGGGAGCGTCGATCCGCGAGACTCGCGAGGCCGGGGTGGCCGCGGAGCGGGTGGTGGGCCGTTTCGCGGAGCTCGTGGGCCTGCGCGAAACGACGGAGCCCCTGGGCGCATCCGCGCTCGTCGAGGGATTCTCGCTCGAACGGCTCTCCGCCTTCCCGCAGGGGATCCGGCTCGACCCCGCGCATTTCTAG
- a CDS encoding M20/M25/M40 family metallo-hydrolase produces the protein MLEHKAALALAGLSLVLTQGTPVKSGDDAGARLLAAATSEGKAWERLAWLTDRIGPRLSGSAGYEAAARWAVAQFQRDGADRVWTEKVTVPHWVRGTETAAILTPVTAPMAVTALGMSEPTPEGGVTAEVVEVSSLEELKSVAARVKGRIVLYNRPVLPNGGEEHGYGAAAALRHDGGVAAAKLGAVGALIRSLGTAAFRLPHTGMTEYEPGVPRIPYAAISQEDADHIHLFLAAGETVRVKYTLGCKTLPDVESENVLAEIRGSELPDEVVLIGAHLDSWDLATGAIDDGAGCAVVMDTLRLLKSLGLKPRRTIRAVLFVNEENGLKGGHAYADAHREELGRHVAAIEMDSGGTRPTGFGVSAGAGGIEAVTRIAAPLAAMGAAEVSKDGGGADISPMRAARVPMIGLRQDTTHYFDYHHSAADTLDKVDPKELAACEGAMAVVAYGLANAAAPLPRLEPPEVPPPAPPKTSR, from the coding sequence ATGCTCGAGCACAAAGCCGCCCTGGCGCTCGCCGGACTCTCCCTCGTTCTCACCCAGGGGACGCCCGTGAAAAGCGGTGACGACGCCGGTGCGAGGCTCTTGGCGGCGGCCACGTCCGAGGGGAAGGCGTGGGAGAGACTGGCCTGGCTTACGGACCGGATCGGACCCCGGCTCAGCGGGTCGGCCGGGTACGAGGCTGCGGCCCGGTGGGCGGTCGCGCAGTTCCAACGCGACGGCGCGGATCGGGTCTGGACCGAGAAGGTCACGGTTCCCCACTGGGTCCGTGGGACCGAGACCGCGGCGATCCTGACGCCGGTCACGGCCCCGATGGCGGTCACCGCGCTCGGCATGAGCGAGCCGACCCCCGAAGGAGGCGTCACCGCCGAGGTGGTGGAGGTCTCGAGCCTCGAGGAACTCAAGTCGGTCGCCGCGAGGGTCAAGGGTAGGATCGTGCTCTACAACCGGCCGGTGCTCCCCAACGGGGGTGAGGAGCACGGGTACGGCGCTGCCGCGGCGCTCCGCCACGACGGCGGGGTCGCGGCGGCGAAGCTCGGTGCGGTCGGCGCGCTGATCCGTTCCCTGGGCACCGCCGCGTTCCGCCTCCCCCACACCGGGATGACCGAGTACGAGCCCGGCGTTCCGCGGATCCCGTACGCCGCCATCAGCCAGGAGGACGCGGATCACATCCATCTCTTCCTGGCCGCGGGCGAGACCGTGCGCGTGAAGTACACCCTCGGCTGCAAGACCCTCCCGGACGTCGAGTCGGAGAACGTGCTCGCGGAGATCCGCGGGAGCGAGCTTCCGGACGAGGTCGTCCTGATCGGCGCCCACCTGGATTCGTGGGACCTCGCCACCGGCGCGATCGACGACGGAGCCGGGTGCGCGGTCGTGATGGACACCCTCCGCCTCCTGAAATCGCTGGGCCTGAAGCCCCGCCGCACGATCCGGGCGGTCCTGTTCGTCAACGAGGAGAACGGTCTCAAGGGCGGGCACGCCTACGCCGACGCCCATCGCGAGGAGCTGGGGCGCCACGTCGCGGCCATCGAGATGGACAGCGGCGGGACGCGGCCGACCGGGTTCGGCGTGAGCGCCGGCGCCGGCGGCATCGAGGCCGTGACGCGGATCGCAGCACCCCTCGCCGCGATGGGAGCCGCGGAGGTCTCGAAGGACGGGGGCGGAGCCGACATCTCCCCGATGAGAGCCGCGCGGGTCCCGATGATCGGCCTCCGCCAGGACACCACCCACTACTTCGACTACCACCACTCGGCGGCGGACACGCTCGACAAGGTGGACCCCAAGGAGCTCGCGGCATGCGAGGGGGCGATGGCTGTCGTCGCTTACGGGCTGGCGAACGCGGCGGCGCCGCTGCCCCGGCTCGAGCCGCCCGAGGTGCCGCCGCCGGCCCCGCCGAAGACTTCGAGGTAG
- a CDS encoding PilZ domain-containing protein, translating to MATERKTQVSRGYRFQAGLPAVLFEAGGEHPCTAIDLSRTGVLLVGELEAPAGPQVEFTIRSQAGDLEQRFAGRVIRVGTGVKGEGTRIAVEFLPLDPRGKDILESLLARVMEGLAPASIEALRPGAPPNEVRQALNSVPLAQRIALAARAGPREREFLRQDQHPQVLEALARNPNLLLAEARALATVVHVTPSTLEVLATDPRWSQDEEIRIFIATHPQVPIPLAESLAARLEPPALRRILSRPSLNALLRDKIVKRLPRG from the coding sequence ATGGCCACCGAACGGAAGACCCAGGTTTCCAGAGGATACAGATTCCAGGCCGGCCTCCCCGCCGTGCTCTTCGAGGCCGGCGGCGAGCATCCGTGCACGGCGATCGACCTGAGCCGGACCGGGGTTCTCCTGGTGGGTGAGCTCGAGGCTCCTGCCGGACCGCAGGTGGAGTTCACGATACGATCCCAAGCCGGCGATCTGGAGCAGCGGTTCGCCGGCCGGGTAATCCGGGTGGGAACGGGTGTCAAGGGCGAGGGGACCCGGATAGCGGTCGAGTTCCTGCCCCTCGACCCGCGGGGGAAGGACATTCTCGAGTCGCTTCTCGCCCGCGTCATGGAGGGATTGGCACCGGCCTCGATCGAAGCGCTCCGCCCGGGCGCACCCCCGAACGAAGTTCGCCAGGCGCTGAATTCGGTCCCGTTGGCGCAGCGAATCGCGCTGGCCGCGAGGGCGGGGCCGAGAGAGAGAGAGTTCCTCCGCCAGGACCAGCACCCGCAGGTGCTGGAGGCGCTGGCGCGCAATCCGAATCTCCTCCTGGCCGAGGCGCGGGCCCTCGCCACGGTCGTCCACGTGACCCCCTCCACCCTCGAGGTCCTCGCCACGGATCCTCGCTGGTCGCAGGACGAAGAGATCCGGATCTTCATCGCCACCCACCCGCAGGTTCCCATTCCCCTCGCGGAAAGCCTCGCGGCGCGGCTAGAGCCCCCCGCGCTCCGGAGAATTCTCTCCCGTCCGTCGCTCAACGCGTTGCTGCGGGACAAGATCGTGAAGCGCCTCCCCCGCGGGTAG
- a CDS encoding Fic family protein has protein sequence MELKIQVTPEILNAISRLDHFRGVWAAGTLVPPDRLTRLKEASRVRSVAASCRMSGVRVTDSEVAGLLRDEDLPVREGREVLGYAEAMDRPFPSDGPLVSPEEIRKLHAVLLGVRENPESPSAWRTEPLHLEAFDAEGRALGRVFQTLPPRLLAEKMDELTTWLEFELRAKEYHPLLVVASFMLAFLATSPFSRGNGRMGRLLAVHLVRKAGYGYMPYASLESVMEEMRDAYHDAFDSAENRIWAGEADLSPWVRFFLEAMDRHRERVEAKIDLERRALELTPLQRSILDAVREHGTVAASLLMAATGANRNTLKDNLRRLVERGFIERLGERRGSIYRLSSGDAAARTREPGAARPRVLETH, from the coding sequence ATGGAACTTAAGATCCAGGTGACACCGGAAATCCTGAATGCAATCTCCAGGCTCGACCACTTCCGCGGGGTATGGGCGGCAGGAACGCTCGTTCCACCGGATCGGCTGACCCGACTCAAGGAGGCCTCGAGGGTCCGCTCGGTCGCTGCGTCGTGCCGGATGTCCGGGGTCCGGGTGACCGACAGCGAGGTCGCCGGGCTCTTGCGCGATGAGGACCTTCCGGTCCGCGAAGGTCGGGAGGTGCTCGGGTACGCCGAGGCGATGGACCGGCCGTTCCCGTCCGATGGTCCGCTGGTGAGCCCGGAGGAGATCCGTAAGCTCCACGCGGTGCTGCTCGGCGTCCGGGAGAACCCCGAGTCCCCCAGCGCGTGGCGCACGGAGCCGCTCCATCTCGAGGCGTTCGACGCGGAGGGGCGGGCACTCGGCCGGGTGTTCCAGACGCTCCCGCCGCGCCTGCTCGCGGAGAAGATGGACGAGCTCACGACCTGGCTGGAATTCGAGCTCCGAGCGAAGGAGTATCACCCGTTGCTCGTCGTCGCCTCTTTCATGCTCGCCTTTCTGGCGACGAGCCCGTTTTCCAGGGGGAACGGACGGATGGGGCGCCTCCTGGCGGTGCATCTCGTGCGAAAGGCCGGGTATGGCTACATGCCGTACGCGAGCCTCGAAAGCGTCATGGAGGAGATGCGGGACGCCTACCACGACGCGTTCGATTCCGCCGAGAACCGGATCTGGGCGGGCGAGGCGGACCTCTCCCCGTGGGTCCGGTTCTTCCTGGAAGCGATGGACCGCCACCGCGAGCGCGTCGAGGCCAAGATCGACCTCGAGCGCCGCGCCCTCGAGCTGACGCCGCTGCAGCGCTCGATCCTGGACGCGGTCCGGGAGCACGGCACCGTGGCGGCCTCGCTCCTCATGGCGGCGACCGGCGCCAACCGGAACACGCTCAAGGACAACCTGCGCCGGCTCGTGGAGCGGGGGTTCATCGAGCGGCTGGGAGAGCGGCGAGGCTCCATCTACCGCCTGTCCAGCGGCGACGCCGCCGCGCGGACTCGCGAGCCCGGCGCCGCGCGGCCGAGGGTGCTCGAGACGCACTGA